A window from Bos mutus isolate GX-2022 chromosome 1, NWIPB_WYAK_1.1, whole genome shotgun sequence encodes these proteins:
- the NRIP1 gene encoding nuclear receptor-interacting protein 1, whose protein sequence is MTHGEELGSDVHQDSIVLTYLEGLLMHQAAEGSGTAVDKASAGRNEDDQNFNISGSAFPTCQRNGPVLSTHTYQGSGMLHLKKARLLQSSEDWNAAKRKRLSDSIVNLNVKKEALLAGMADSAPKGKQDSKVLASLLQSFSSRLQTVALSQQIRQSLKEQGYALSHNSLKVEKDLRCYGVASSHLKTLLKKSKAKDQKPDTNIPDVTKTLIRDRFIESPHHVGQSGTKVVSEPLSCAARLQAVASMVEKRASPATSPKPSVACSQLALLLSSEAHLQQYSREHALKTQNANQAASERLAAMARLQENGQKDMGSFQLSKGISGHLNGQARTSSNKLMASKSTAFQNPVGIVPSSPKNAGYKNSLERNNIKQAANNSLLLHLLKSQTIPKPMNGHSHSERGSIFEESSTPTTIDDYSDPNPSFTDESSGDESSYSNCVPIDLSCKHRIEKPEPDQPVSLDNLTQSLLNTWDPKVPEVDVKEDQDTSKNSKLNSHQKVTLLQLLLGHKNEENMERNGSPQEAHSDETKFSTQNYTRTSVIESPSSNRTTPVSSPPLLASTKADSPINLSQHSLVIKWNSPPYACGPQPEKPANTASNHLMDLTKSKESQGEKAIHNEGAQNSATFSASKLLQNLAQCGMQSSVSGEEQRPSKQLLSVNTDKPPGMIDRLNSPLLANKTSAVEEKKAFGSHTIGPEPGLSGSEIENLLERRTVLQLLLGNPNKGKTEKKEKMPLRDESTQEHTDRALSEQILMVKIKSEPCDDLHPHATGTHLSHEAPGAPFLGMAPPMQRSAPALPTSEDLKPEPGSPQDFSFSKNGLLSRLLRQNQDSHLADELDSSHRNSELTLVESKNLCMVPKKRKLYTEPLENPFKKMKNNIVDAANSHSAPEVLYGSLLNQQELKLSRSDLEFKHPASHGSASESEPRNWTRESKSFNVLKQLLLSENCVRDLSQHRSNSVADSKKKGHRNSVTNSKPEFSIASLNGLMCSATQPGSCMVSRTFPYPGVGKAPRSPPFPEHLGCTGSRPEAGLVNGCSMPSEKGPIKWVITDVDKNEYEKDSPRLTKTNPILYYMLQKGGSSVTSRETQDRDMWREPSSAESISQVTIKEELLPPAETKASFFNLRSTYNSHMGNNASRPHSANGEVYGLLGNMLTIKKESE, encoded by the coding sequence ATGACTCATGGAGAAGAGCTGGGCTCTGATGTGCACCAGGATTCTATTGTTCTAACTTACCTAGAAGGATTACTAATGCATCAGGCAGCAGAGGGGTCAGGTACTGCCGTCGACAAAGCGTCTGCCGGGCGTAATGAAGACGATCAGAACTTTAACATTTCTGGTAGCGCGTTTCCCACCTGTCAGCGTAATGGTCCAGTTCTCAGCACACACACGTATCAGGGATCTGGCATGCTGCACCTCAAAAAAGCCAGACTCTTGCAGTCTTCTGAGGACTGGAACGCAGCGAAGCGGAAGAGGCTGTCTGATTCCATCGTAAATTTAAACGTAAAGAAGGAGGCTCTGCTGGCTGGCATGGCTGACAGTGCGCCTAAAGGCAAACAGGACAGCAAGGTACTGGCCTCTCTGCTTCAGTCTTTCAGCTCTAGGCTGCAGACTGTTGCCCTGTCACAACAAATCAGGCAGAGCCTCAAGGAGCAAGGATACGCCCTGAGTCATAATTCTTTAAAAGTGGAGAAAGATTTAAGGTGCTATGGGGTTGCATCAAGTCACTTAAAAACTCTGTTGAAGAAAAGCAAGGCTAAAGATCAAAAGCCCGATACCAACATCCCCGATGTCACGAAAACCCTTATCAGAGACAGGTTCATAGAGTCACCTCATCACGTTGGGCAGAGCGGAACAAAGGTCGTGAGCGAACCCTTGTCATGTGCTGCAAGATTACAGGCTGTCGCAAGCATGGTGGAGAAAAGGGCTAGTCCTGCCACTTCACCCAAACCCAGTGTTGCCTGTAGCCAACTAGCACTACTTCTCTCCAGTGAAGCCCATTTACAGCAGTATTCTCGAGAACATGCTTTAAAGACACAAAATGCAAATCAGGCAGCAAGCGAAAGACTTGCTGCCATGGCCAGATTACAAGAAAATGGCCAGAAGGACATGGGCAGTTTCCAGCTCTCAAAAGGCATATCAGGCCATCTTAATGGTCAGGCAAGAACATCATCAAACAAACTAATGGCTAGCAAAAGTACAGCATTTCAGAATCCAGTGGGTATTGTCCCTTCTTCCCCCAAAAATGCAGGCTATAAGAACTCCCTGGAAAGAAACAATATAAAACAGGCTGCTAATAACAGTTTGCTTTTACATCTTCTTAAAAGCCAGACCATACCTAAGCCGATGAACGGACACAGTCACAGTGAGAGAGGAAGCATTTTTGAGGAGAGCAGCACACCTACGACTATTGATGACTACTCAGATCCCAATCCTAGTTTCACCGATGAGAGCAGTGGCGATGAAAGTTCTTACTCCAACTGTGTTCCCATAGACTTGTCTTGCAAACACCGGATAGAAAAACCCGAACCCGACCAGCCTGTTTCTCTGGATAACTTAACTCAGTCCTTGCTAAACACTTGGGATCCAAAAGTCCCCGAAGTTGACGTCAAAGAAGATCAAGATACCTCAAAGAATTCTAAGCTAAATTCGCACCAGAAAGTAACCCTTCTTCAGTTGCTGCTTGGCCATAAGAATGAAGAAAACATGGAAAGAAACGGCAGCCCTCAGGAAGCACACAGCGATGAGACAAAGTTCAGCACACAGAATTACACCCGGACGTCTGTAATAGAAAGCCCCAGCAGCAACAGGACTACTCCCGTGAGCTCTCCTCCATTGCTTGCATCCACCAAAGCCGACTCTCCCATCAACCTTTCCCAACACTCTCTGGTCATCAAATGGAATTCCCCACCATATGCCTGTGGTCCCCAGCCTGAAAAGCCAGCGAATACCGCCTCGAACCACCTGATGGACCTTACAAAAAGCAAAGAATCGCAGGGGGAGAAAGCCATCCACAATGAAGGTGCACAAAACTCGGCCACGTTCAGTGCCAGTAAACTGTTACAAAATTTAGCGCAATGTGGAATGCAGTCTTCCGTGTCAGGGGAAGAGCAGAGACCCAGTAAACAGCTGCTGAGTGTAAACACAGATAAACCTCCAGGTATGATTGATAGACTGAATAGCCCTCTGCTAGCCAATAAAACAAGTGCAGTTGAAGAGAAGAAAGCATTCGGCAGTCACACAATAGGTCCTGAACCAGGACTTTCTGGGTCTGAAATAGAAAATCTGCTTGAAAGGCGCACCGTCCTCCAGTTACTGCTGGGAAATCCCAACAAAGGGAagactgaaaagaaagagaagatgccCTTAAGAGATGAGAGCACTCAGGAACATACAGATAGAGCTTTAAGTGAACAAATATTGAtggtgaaaataaaatctgagccTTGTGATGACTTGCATCCGCATGCCACGGGCACGCACTTGAGCCATGAGGCTCCGGGAGCCCCCTTCTTAGGGATGGCCCCTCCCATGCAGAGAAGTGCACCTGCCTTACCAACATCCGAGGACTTGAAACCAGAGCCTGGCTCACCTCaggatttttctttctcaaagaatGGTCTGCTGAGTCGATTGCTGAGACAAAATCAAGACAGTCACCTGGCTGATGAGCTGGACAGCAGTCACAGAAATAGTGAACTGACACTTGTAGAATCGAAGAACCTTTGCATGGTCCCTAAGAAAAGGAAGCTTTACACCGAGCCGTTAGAAAACccctttaaaaagatgaaaaataacatAGTCGATGCTGCAAACAGTCACAGTGCTCCGGAGGTGCTGTACGGGTCCTTGCTTAACCAGCAAGAGCTGAAACTTAGTAGAAGTGATCTTGAGTTTAAGCATCCTGCCAGTCATGGTTCAGCCAGCGAAAGTgaacccaggaattggaccagAGAGAGCAAAAGCTTCAATGTCCTGAAACAGCTGCTTCTCTCAGAAAACTGTGTGAGAGATTTGTCTCAGCACAGGAGTAACTCTGTGGCTGACAGTAAAAAGAAAGGACACAGAAACAGTGTGACCAACAGCAAGCCTGAATTCAGCATTGCTTCTCTAAACGGACTGATGTGCAGTGCCACTCAGCCCGGCAGTTGCATGGTCAGCAGGACATTTCCATACCCAGGTGTCGGAAAGGCCCCCCGGAGTCCTCCTTTCCCTGAGCACTTGGGCTGCACAGGGTCTAGACCAGAAGCTGGGCTTGTGAATGGGTGTTCCATGCCCAGTGAGAAGGGACCCATTAAGTGGGTTATCACAGATGTGGACAAGAATGAGTATGAGAAAGACTCTCCGAGACTGACCAAAACTAACCCAATACTCTATTACATGCTCCAGAAAGGAGGCAGTTCTGTTACCAGTCGAGAAACACAGGACAGGGACATGTGGAGGGAGCCTTCATCTGCTGAAAGTATCTCACAGGTTACAATCAAAGAAGAGTTACTTCCTCCTGCAGAAACTAAAgcttctttctttaatttaaggaGCACTTATAATAGCCATATGGGAAATAATGCTTCTCGCCCACACAGCGCAAACGGAGAAGTTTATGGACTTCTGGGAAACATGCTAACAATAAAAAAGGAATCAGAATAA
- the LOC138987231 gene encoding small integral membrane protein 20, with amino-acid sequence MSRNLRTALIFGGFISLIGAAFYPIYFRPLMRLEEYKKEQAINRAGIVQEDVQPPGLKVWSDPFGRK; translated from the coding sequence ATGTCCCGGAACCTGCGCACTGCTCTCATTTTCGGCGGCTTCATCTCCCTGATCGGCGCCGCCTTCTACCCCATCTACTTCCGGCCCTTAATGCGGCTGGAGGAGTACAAGAAGGAACAAGCCATAAATCGAGCTGGTATTGTTCAAGAAGACGTGCAGCCACCAGGGTTGAAAGTGTGGTCGGATCCATTTGGCCGGAAATGA